The sequence below is a genomic window from Deltaproteobacteria bacterium.
TATTACGAGATGGCGGAAAAGGGCGTGTTTCGCCCAGGGGAACATGTAGAGCTTATCGGAGGAAGAATTATCGCGATGAGTCCACAAAACAGTCCACATGCAACCAGCGTACTCCTTGCTTACGAAGCTTTACGGACGCTGTTCGCTTCTGGCTGTGTCTTGCGAATGCAATTACCTTTGAATCTTTCTCCCTTTTCGCAACCAGAACCTGATATCGCAGTTGTCAAAGGCTCAGTTCGAGATTACGCCGCAGCCCATCCAGCAACAGCCCTGCTCGTTGTCGAAGTTGCAGAGTCCACTCTTGCTTTCGATCGTGGCGAAAAATCCAGCCTCTATGCCAGTGCCGATATCCAGGAATATTGGGTGCTGAATTTAGTCGATCGACGCTTAGAAGTTTTTCGC
It includes:
- a CDS encoding Uma2 family endonuclease, producing MAAVVQTLATEGCPSEPHTRLWTCVEYYEMAEKGVFRPGEHVELIGGRIIAMSPQNSPHATSVLLAYEALRTLFASGCVLRMQLPLNLSPFSQPEPDIAVVKGSVRDYAAAHPATALLVVEVAESTLAFDRGEKSSLYASADIQEYWVLNLVDRRLEVFRDPIPMPNQPHGHAYRTCTFYLATDAVTPLAAPHGSISVADLLP